In one Sphingomonas hankookensis genomic region, the following are encoded:
- the dgcA gene encoding N-acetyl-D-Glu racemase DgcA: protein MLRHLDVAHDRFGLSTPFRISRGVKTAADVVTVTLREGGTIGRGEAVPYARYGETIEDTIAAIRAIAPALADGAGRQDLAALLPAGAARNAVDCALWDLEARLAGTTVAALAGLDEPVALPSAITIGLDTPDAMARAAAKVATVPLLKVKVDRTDPAAQIAAIRSVAPLPRLIVDPNESWTIDTLRSLRERLIEWRVDLLEQPLPAGEDHDLATFDSPVPIAADEALHTAADLDRLAGRYDVVNIKLDKTGGLTEALVLAGRAHAKGFGLMVGCMVCSSLGIAPAMQLGGRASFVDLDGPLWLSEDRAGGVTDHEGMLSPATPGFWGN, encoded by the coding sequence ATGCTTCGACACCTCGACGTCGCCCATGACCGTTTCGGCCTGAGCACCCCGTTCCGCATTTCGCGGGGGGTGAAGACGGCGGCCGATGTCGTCACCGTCACCCTTCGCGAAGGCGGAACGATCGGGAGAGGCGAAGCCGTCCCCTATGCCCGCTATGGCGAGACGATCGAGGACACGATCGCCGCGATCCGCGCCATCGCCCCGGCGCTGGCCGACGGCGCCGGCCGACAGGACCTCGCCGCGCTGCTCCCCGCCGGGGCCGCGCGCAACGCGGTCGACTGCGCGCTATGGGATCTCGAAGCCCGCCTCGCCGGCACGACGGTCGCCGCCCTCGCCGGCCTCGACGAACCGGTTGCGCTGCCGTCCGCCATCACCATCGGCCTCGACACCCCCGACGCCATGGCCCGCGCAGCGGCCAAGGTCGCGACCGTGCCCCTGCTCAAGGTCAAGGTCGACCGCACCGACCCCGCCGCCCAGATCGCCGCGATCCGCAGCGTCGCGCCCTTGCCCCGCCTGATCGTCGATCCCAATGAAAGCTGGACGATCGACACGCTCCGGTCTTTACGCGAACGCCTGATCGAATGGCGCGTCGACCTGCTCGAACAGCCGCTCCCCGCCGGCGAAGATCATGACCTCGCCACCTTCGACAGCCCCGTCCCCATCGCCGCCGACGAAGCGCTCCACACCGCCGCCGATCTCGACCGCCTCGCCGGCCGCTACGACGTGGTAAACATCAAGCTCGACAAGACCGGCGGGCTGACCGAAGCACTGGTGCTGGCCGGCAGGGCGCACGCAAAGGGATTCGGGTTGATGGTCGGGTGCATGGTCTGTTCGTCGCTGGGCATCGCGCCGGCCATGCAGCTGGGCGGCCGGGCGTCGTTCGTCGATCTCGACGGTCCGCTGTGGCTGAGCGAAGACCGCGCAGGCGGCGTCACCGACCATGAAGGCATGTTGTCGCCCGCCACGCCGGGCTTCTGGGGCAATTGA
- a CDS encoding dicarboxylate/amino acid:cation symporter: MRRWFAIPLWQRVVAALFLGVVIGLLWPEGAAAIKIVGDLFVRLIKMLVVPVVLITIAAGIASLGDPRRLGGIGGRTVALFAFTTLVAVSIGMGFGLLLQPGSGIALSGVAPHVLGPPVTPADQLLGIVPVNIVDALAKGDMLAIIFVAVLLGIASVVSGEAGKPVVALLQGLAAVLLHLVRIVMEVTPFGVLALIANAVASGGTAVFVHVGWLALCVILASLTQMAFHAGLLRFVARLPVVRFFRGIVDALIVAFSTASSSATLPVALRVSQDNLGIARPITSTVLPLGASIGKDGTAMYVGLLGQFALQALGIVPDAWMLGVMLATGALAAFGTAPVPSASLFMLAAMLGAVGVGAEQTALVVGLVLPFDRLLDMTRTVPSASANLTVATLVARAEHGLDEARYRGQVAT; this comes from the coding sequence ATGCGCCGCTGGTTCGCGATCCCCCTGTGGCAGCGCGTCGTCGCCGCGCTGTTCCTCGGCGTCGTGATCGGCCTGTTGTGGCCGGAGGGCGCTGCGGCGATCAAGATCGTCGGCGACCTGTTCGTCCGCCTCATCAAGATGCTGGTCGTGCCGGTCGTCCTGATCACCATCGCCGCCGGCATCGCCTCGCTGGGCGATCCGCGCCGGCTGGGCGGCATCGGCGGGCGAACCGTCGCGCTGTTCGCCTTCACCACGTTGGTCGCGGTGTCGATCGGCATGGGGTTCGGCCTGCTGCTGCAACCCGGCAGCGGCATCGCCCTGTCGGGTGTCGCGCCGCACGTCCTCGGCCCGCCCGTCACGCCTGCCGACCAGCTGCTCGGCATCGTCCCCGTCAATATCGTCGACGCGCTGGCAAAGGGCGACATGCTCGCCATCATCTTCGTCGCCGTCCTGCTCGGCATCGCCAGCGTGGTATCGGGCGAAGCGGGCAAGCCGGTCGTCGCCCTCCTTCAGGGGCTTGCCGCCGTCCTGCTCCACCTCGTCCGCATCGTGATGGAGGTGACCCCGTTCGGCGTCCTCGCCCTCATCGCCAATGCGGTGGCAAGCGGCGGCACGGCGGTGTTCGTCCATGTCGGCTGGCTGGCGCTGTGCGTCATCCTCGCCTCGCTGACCCAGATGGCATTTCATGCCGGGCTGCTGCGCTTCGTCGCGCGGTTGCCGGTGGTGCGCTTCTTTCGCGGGATCGTCGATGCGCTGATCGTCGCCTTCTCGACCGCCTCGTCCTCGGCCACCCTGCCGGTCGCGCTCCGGGTCAGCCAGGACAATCTCGGCATCGCCCGGCCCATCACCTCGACCGTGCTGCCCTTGGGCGCCAGCATCGGCAAGGACGGGACGGCGATGTATGTAGGCCTGCTCGGCCAGTTCGCGTTGCAGGCGCTCGGCATCGTTCCCGACGCCTGGATGCTCGGCGTCATGCTCGCGACCGGCGCCCTCGCCGCCTTCGGCACCGCGCCCGTTCCCTCCGCCTCGCTGTTCATGCTGGCGGCGATGCTCGGCGCGGTCGGGGTCGGCGCGGAACAGACCGCGCTGGTCGTCGGCCTCGTCCTCCCCTTCGACCGGCTGCTCGACATGACCCGCACCGTCCCCTCGGCCAGCGCCAACCTGACCGTCGCGACACTGGTGGCGCGCGCCGAACACGGGCTGGACGAGGCGCGCTATCGGGGCCAAGTGGCGACATGA
- a CDS encoding serine hydrolase domain-containing protein: MIDRAFAEAARYVAEGRIPGATLGIVTAEGAREVRVAGLARRVPDEVPLTRAHWFDLASVSKVIATTRFVLQLADEGRIDLDRPLTDAIPDLRQYDVGGAAERRLTFRDCLVHRTFLPAVEPIYTYGDDPARLRAFVLQREWKHGPAVYSDINFILLGIAVERITGAGLDALPLGPGLSWGPPPGPAVATEHCSWRGRVLVGEVHDENCSAMGGRTGHAGLFGTVDGVLDFAAGLLDGNGASAAMLDAIRTPVEGHRTAGWEIRFPGWSGGQACSAGTIGHTGFTGTGLWVDFERGLAWTLLTNRVHPTRHFDSGIFELRPATGDAVVAGFDAMSKG; the protein is encoded by the coding sequence GTGATCGATCGGGCCTTTGCCGAAGCGGCGCGCTATGTCGCCGAGGGGCGGATACCGGGGGCGACGCTGGGGATCGTGACCGCCGAGGGCGCGCGGGAGGTGCGGGTCGCTGGCCTTGCCCGCCGGGTGCCGGACGAGGTGCCGCTGACCCGCGCGCATTGGTTCGATCTGGCGTCGGTCAGCAAGGTCATCGCGACCACGCGGTTCGTGCTGCAACTGGCCGACGAAGGGCGGATCGATCTCGACCGGCCGCTGACCGATGCGATCCCCGACCTGCGGCAATATGACGTGGGCGGCGCGGCGGAGCGGCGGCTGACGTTTCGCGACTGTCTGGTCCACCGGACGTTCCTGCCCGCGGTCGAGCCGATCTATACCTATGGCGACGATCCGGCGCGGCTGCGGGCGTTCGTGTTGCAGCGCGAGTGGAAGCACGGGCCGGCGGTCTATTCGGACATCAACTTCATTTTGCTGGGGATTGCGGTCGAGCGTATCACCGGCGCGGGGCTGGACGCGCTGCCGCTGGGGCCGGGACTGAGCTGGGGGCCGCCGCCGGGGCCGGCGGTCGCGACCGAGCATTGTTCGTGGCGCGGGCGGGTGCTGGTGGGCGAGGTGCATGACGAGAATTGCTCGGCGATGGGCGGCCGGACCGGGCATGCCGGGCTGTTCGGGACGGTCGACGGGGTGCTGGATTTCGCAGCTGGGCTGCTCGACGGGAACGGGGCGTCGGCGGCGATGCTCGACGCGATCCGGACGCCGGTGGAGGGGCATCGCACGGCGGGGTGGGAGATCCGTTTTCCGGGGTGGTCCGGCGGGCAGGCGTGCTCGGCGGGGACGATCGGGCATACCGGGTTTACCGGGACGGGGTTGTGGGTCGATTTCGAGCGCGGGCTGGCGTGGACGCTGCTGACCAATCGAGTGCATCCGACGCGGCATTTCGATAGCGGGATTTTCGAGTTGCGGCCGGCGACGGGGGATGCGGTGGTGGCGGGGTTTGATGCGATGTCAAAGGGTTAG
- a CDS encoding LysR family transcriptional regulator, which produces MNLRHIEIFHAVYVNGSVSAAARALNISQPSVSKTLRHAETLLGFELFQRTNSRLVPTEDAHALFGDVADIQERVRALREAGRNLRSGGGATLRISALPSLALGALPTAVARFMARRPDVRFDLQTVHHDDLLRKLYERETDIAIAAEVPRGAPLGKVWLGEGELVVLYREADLPGMAARIDLPQLVGHPFITLAASGPIGQLFAQELERLGIELQEVASARTFYIAAALVRAGVGLSVVDNFTAEASLADGLAMRALKPSLTFDVHAMHLLDRPPSALASEFLGVLREVIEAA; this is translated from the coding sequence ATGAACCTGCGCCACATCGAAATCTTCCACGCGGTCTACGTCAATGGATCGGTCAGTGCGGCGGCCCGCGCGCTCAACATCTCGCAGCCCTCGGTCTCCAAAACGCTGCGCCATGCCGAGACGCTATTGGGCTTCGAACTGTTCCAGCGCACCAACAGCCGCCTCGTGCCCACCGAAGACGCCCATGCCCTGTTCGGCGACGTCGCCGACATTCAGGAACGCGTCCGTGCCTTGCGCGAAGCCGGCCGCAACCTGCGCAGCGGCGGCGGCGCGACGCTGCGCATCTCGGCGCTGCCCAGCCTCGCCTTGGGCGCGCTACCGACCGCCGTCGCCCGCTTCATGGCCAGGCGCCCCGACGTCCGCTTCGACCTGCAGACCGTCCATCACGACGACCTGCTGCGCAAGCTGTACGAACGCGAGACCGACATCGCCATCGCCGCCGAAGTCCCGCGCGGCGCTCCGCTCGGCAAGGTGTGGCTGGGCGAAGGCGAACTCGTCGTCCTCTACCGCGAGGCGGACCTGCCCGGCATGGCGGCGCGGATCGACCTGCCGCAACTCGTCGGCCACCCCTTTATCACGCTGGCGGCCAGCGGTCCCATCGGCCAGCTCTTCGCACAGGAACTCGAACGCCTCGGCATCGAATTGCAGGAGGTCGCCTCCGCCCGCACCTTCTACATCGCCGCCGCGCTGGTCCGCGCGGGCGTGGGGTTGAGCGTCGTCGACAATTTCACCGCCGAAGCCTCGCTCGCCGACGGCCTCGCCATGCGTGCGTTGAAGCCCTCGCTGACCTTCGACGTCCACGCCATGCACCTGCTAGACCGCCCGCCCAGCGCGCTGGCCAGCGAGTTTCTGGGCGTGCTGCGCGAGGTGATCGAAGCGGCGTAA
- the dgcN gene encoding N-acetyltransferase DgcN, translating into MIPGPFLLYLGHSDDAVGIKTSRGVAAFRPDECVGEWRHDDCPLTLGLPRMDAAQGRAAGANTLILGIANAGGKMGDALIRDALSAIATGMHVASGLHQRLRDVPEIADAARQAGVQLFDVRDPPANLPVGNGKKRAGNRLLTVGTDCSVGKMYSTLALQRTMVARGITADFRATGQTGILIAGSGVPVDAVVADFISGAIETITPARSDDGWDLIEGQGSLFHPSFAGVSTGLLHGAQPRAIVMCHDPAREHMRGLPHYAVPGIAECIAANLSVARLTSPDVQAVGIALNTVKLPEDEARRLCAQTADAHGLPCTDPYRFGADPIIDWMQTCFDTSTSPMTVSA; encoded by the coding sequence ATGATCCCCGGTCCCTTCCTCCTCTATCTCGGCCATTCCGACGACGCGGTCGGCATCAAGACCTCGCGCGGGGTTGCGGCCTTCCGCCCGGACGAATGCGTCGGCGAATGGCGCCACGACGACTGCCCGCTGACGCTCGGCCTCCCACGCATGGACGCCGCGCAAGGCCGCGCAGCCGGCGCCAACACCCTGATCCTCGGCATCGCCAATGCCGGCGGCAAGATGGGCGACGCGCTGATCCGCGATGCGCTGTCCGCCATCGCCACCGGCATGCACGTCGCCTCGGGCCTGCACCAGCGGCTGCGCGACGTGCCGGAAATCGCCGATGCCGCACGGCAAGCCGGCGTCCAGCTGTTCGACGTCCGCGATCCCCCCGCGAACCTGCCGGTCGGCAACGGGAAGAAGCGCGCCGGCAACCGCCTGCTGACCGTCGGCACCGACTGTTCGGTCGGCAAGATGTATTCGACCCTCGCGCTCCAGCGCACTATGGTCGCCCGCGGGATCACTGCCGATTTCCGCGCCACCGGACAGACCGGCATCCTGATCGCCGGCTCGGGCGTGCCCGTCGACGCGGTGGTCGCCGACTTCATTTCGGGCGCGATCGAGACGATCACCCCGGCGCGCAGCGATGACGGCTGGGACCTCATCGAGGGACAAGGATCGCTGTTCCACCCGTCCTTCGCCGGTGTCTCGACCGGCCTGCTCCACGGCGCCCAGCCGCGCGCGATCGTGATGTGCCACGACCCGGCGCGCGAGCATATGCGCGGGCTTCCCCATTACGCCGTCCCCGGCATCGCCGAGTGCATCGCCGCCAACCTGTCGGTCGCGCGCCTCACCAGCCCCGACGTGCAGGCGGTCGGCATCGCGCTCAACACGGTCAAGCTGCCCGAGGACGAGGCGCGCCGCCTGTGCGCGCAGACCGCCGACGCCCACGGCCTGCCCTGCACCGATCCCTATCGCTTCGGCGCGGACCCGATCATCGACTGGATGCAGACATGCTTCGACACCTCGACGTCGCCCATGACCGTTTCGGCCTGA